Proteins from one Ktedonobacterales bacterium genomic window:
- a CDS encoding class I SAM-dependent methyltransferase, whose protein sequence is MDMYELIAPYYDLEHAGYQEDVDLYLNYAQAVGAPVLELGCGAGRLLEPLARRGIEVVGVDSSPAMLARARQHLQEGSLLKQVELLEADMRTLRLNRRFRLVFVALNSFAHFITRQEQRAVLGIIHQHLLPGGTLILDLPNADLRRYQQADGQVFHQGTWNDESQQIIVSHLIAAVSDPEARALHLTHFYDVHPQAGPLRRIVVENALALLSPGEAELLVESCGFQISHLFGDYDLNPCADASQRLIIVATRAAS, encoded by the coding sequence ATGGACATGTATGAACTCATCGCCCCCTATTATGATCTGGAACACGCCGGGTACCAGGAGGATGTTGACCTCTATCTCAACTACGCTCAAGCAGTTGGCGCTCCCGTCCTGGAGCTTGGCTGCGGCGCGGGGCGATTGCTGGAACCGCTGGCCCGTCGGGGCATCGAAGTAGTCGGGGTTGATTCTTCACCAGCCATGCTCGCTCGCGCCCGCCAGCATCTGCAAGAGGGCAGCTTGCTCAAACAGGTCGAACTGCTTGAAGCTGATATGCGCACGCTGCGCCTCAACCGACGCTTTCGACTGGTGTTCGTGGCGCTCAACAGCTTTGCACATTTCATCACTCGCCAGGAGCAGCGCGCCGTCCTTGGTATCATCCATCAGCACCTGCTTCCGGGCGGCACGCTCATCCTCGATCTGCCCAATGCCGACTTGCGCCGCTATCAGCAGGCTGATGGACAGGTCTTCCACCAGGGAACCTGGAACGACGAGAGCCAGCAGATCATCGTCAGCCACCTGATTGCCGCCGTCAGCGACCCGGAGGCGCGCGCGCTCCATCTGACGCATTTTTATGATGTCCATCCCCAGGCTGGCCCGCTGCGCCGCATTGTGGTGGAAAATGCGCTGGCACTGCTCAGCCCTGGGGAGGCCGAACTGCTGGTAGAAAGCTGCGGCTTTCAGATTAGCCATCTCTTTGGTGACTATGATCTCAATCCCTGCGCTGATGCCAGCCAACGCTTGATTATCGTCGCAACAAGAGCAGCTTCATAG
- a CDS encoding YtxH domain-containing protein, which yields MSSFRAFLWGGAIGAVLGLLFAPKRGEETRAELQSRFNQLQGQAQERMTELRGRATTAIDQGRQGVNTTLGKAQSAASRAADTAETR from the coding sequence ATGAGCAGTTTCCGAGCATTTTTATGGGGAGGGGCCATTGGCGCTGTCCTTGGTTTGCTCTTTGCGCCCAAACGGGGTGAAGAGACCCGCGCCGAGCTTCAAAGCCGCTTCAATCAGTTACAGGGCCAGGCGCAGGAGCGCATGACCGAACTGCGCGGCAGGGCTACCACCGCCATCGATCAAGGTCGCCAGGGCGTGAACACCACGCTTGGCAAAGCGCAGAGCGCCGCCAGCCGGGCGGCAGACACAGCCGAAACCAGATAG
- a CDS encoding AAA family ATPase, whose amino-acid sequence MASIPHAANFKQRHTPHFRCSICGGDTHDRRGQGVRCAGMTTDTNIYCTREQFAGSLPLDESTSPPSYRHWRYGNCPCGVEHNPARNSQQGTRKSDAYLKELGEPSAIFDYCDEQGQLLFQVLRYPLPGKNQKGKDNKTFKQRRPNGKGWWIWKLDDEATGFTTRRVLYCLPELLASGKQQVFIAEGEKAVDALRLRGLVATCNPHGAKKWEDRYSKWLKDRQVVILPDNDKDGRDHAQMVARALHGIAASVRILPLPDLPEAGDAGEYFAAGGTKEALLQLADQAEEWTPGQDEPEAEPEETRRPLTLRELLARPRPEMLIGGLLRCQRISLIYGDSNSAKTWVADDLGLSVATGQDWHGRKVQQGPVLYVAAEDAQGVAERSQHWLTYHHQDIDIVPFRVWESPIELTSKDDTEAFISAVQASEFAPVLVIIDTFADCFTGDEISNQHMGAAMRNLERIQQALNAHVTTVHHTNKAQTAYRGHSSMRAKMDTILECLLDDETHLLTLRQDKQKGIRKGEDITLKLKVLSLSADPDDTTCVLVTPDQGEIKRQHDSQQMAVLRLIAGYGEQGASAGVIQKAGIELLGKKAAKTVKRIYEALARAGDVLLEDVGGEKQRRYHLTITEQGRAKVGPSPDPEPGNSSDTSSDMTGQGETVSDETQEENHRTDRTNTRESVCPSDELRAETEDALDNFTDDLTPSGKMRALTREDIERHKEKRLFEQAMGDIDAWRDAHDYVNVLTPYGKLEDIREALEARPSAQLIALFDYLRNKSQEGDSDA is encoded by the coding sequence ATGGCGAGTATACCACACGCCGCAAACTTCAAGCAGCGACATACGCCACACTTCCGCTGCTCGATCTGCGGAGGCGATACCCACGATAGGCGCGGCCAGGGCGTGCGCTGCGCGGGGATGACTACTGACACCAACATTTACTGCACCCGCGAACAATTCGCTGGCAGCCTTCCCTTAGACGAAAGCACCAGCCCGCCCAGCTATCGCCATTGGCGCTATGGCAATTGTCCTTGCGGTGTGGAACATAACCCAGCCAGAAACAGCCAACAAGGCACGCGCAAAAGCGATGCGTACCTGAAAGAGCTGGGTGAACCATCAGCCATTTTTGACTACTGCGATGAACAAGGCCAGCTTCTCTTTCAAGTGCTGCGTTATCCCCTGCCCGGCAAGAACCAGAAGGGCAAGGACAACAAAACGTTCAAGCAGCGGCGTCCCAATGGCAAAGGCTGGTGGATATGGAAGCTGGATGATGAAGCAACAGGCTTCACCACGCGGCGTGTGCTCTATTGCCTCCCTGAACTGCTGGCGTCTGGGAAGCAGCAAGTGTTCATCGCGGAAGGTGAGAAAGCGGTTGATGCGCTGCGCTTGCGCGGCCTGGTCGCAACGTGTAACCCTCATGGGGCCAAAAAGTGGGAAGATCGCTATAGCAAATGGCTCAAAGATCGCCAGGTGGTCATCCTGCCCGATAATGACAAGGATGGGCGCGACCATGCGCAAATGGTCGCGCGAGCGCTCCATGGCATTGCAGCCTCTGTGCGTATCCTGCCCCTGCCCGATCTGCCCGAAGCGGGCGATGCCGGCGAATACTTCGCCGCCGGAGGCACGAAAGAAGCGCTGCTGCAACTCGCCGACCAGGCCGAAGAATGGACGCCCGGCCAGGATGAGCCAGAAGCAGAGCCAGAGGAAACTCGACGCCCGCTCACCCTGCGTGAATTGCTAGCGCGGCCCAGGCCAGAGATGCTGATAGGGGGCTTGCTGCGCTGCCAACGTATCAGCCTGATCTACGGCGATAGTAACAGCGCCAAAACCTGGGTAGCTGACGATCTGGGGCTAAGTGTTGCCACTGGGCAAGACTGGCATGGGCGCAAGGTTCAGCAAGGGCCAGTCCTCTATGTGGCGGCTGAAGATGCTCAGGGCGTCGCTGAGCGCTCTCAGCACTGGTTGACCTATCATCACCAGGATATAGACATCGTGCCCTTCAGGGTCTGGGAGTCGCCCATCGAACTCACCAGCAAAGATGACACAGAGGCGTTTATCTCCGCTGTGCAGGCTTCCGAGTTTGCGCCTGTTCTGGTGATTATCGACACCTTTGCTGATTGCTTTACCGGCGATGAAATCAGCAATCAGCATATGGGCGCGGCCATGCGCAACCTGGAACGCATTCAGCAGGCGCTCAATGCCCACGTGACCACCGTTCACCACACCAACAAAGCCCAGACCGCCTATCGCGGGCATTCCAGCATGCGCGCCAAGATGGACACGATCTTAGAGTGTTTGCTGGATGATGAGACGCACCTGCTCACCTTGCGCCAGGACAAGCAGAAGGGCATCCGCAAAGGCGAGGACATCACCTTGAAGCTCAAAGTGCTCTCCCTCTCTGCTGACCCTGATGATACGACCTGCGTGCTGGTCACTCCTGACCAGGGCGAAATCAAGCGCCAGCACGATAGTCAGCAAATGGCCGTCTTGCGCCTGATCGCGGGCTATGGCGAACAGGGCGCATCTGCCGGGGTTATCCAAAAAGCTGGGATAGAGCTGCTGGGCAAAAAGGCGGCCAAAACCGTCAAGCGCATCTATGAAGCGCTGGCGCGCGCCGGGGATGTGCTGCTTGAGGATGTTGGCGGCGAGAAGCAGCGCCGCTACCATCTCACCATCACTGAGCAAGGGCGCGCCAAAGTTGGCCCATCGCCGGACCCTGAACCTGGCAATTCATCGGACACATCATCGGACATGACCGGACAGGGCGAAACGGTGTCCGATGAAACCCAAGAGGAAAATCATCGGACAGACCGGACAAACACTAGAGAGAGTGTTTGTCCGTCCGATGAATTGAGGGCAGAAACAGAAGATGCGCTTGATAATTTTACCGACGATCTGACACCCAGCGGCAAGATGCGCGCGCTCACCCGCGAGGACATTGAACGCCACAAGGAAAAGCGTCTATTTGAGCAAGCGATGGGCGATATTGACGCCTGGCGCGATGCGCACGACTATGTCAACGTGCTGACGCCCTACGGCAAACTGGAGGACATTCGAGAAGCGCTTGAAGCACGCCCATCCGCCCAATTGATCGCACTGTTTGACTATCTGCGCAACAAATCGCAGGAAGGAGATTCCGATGCTTGA
- a CDS encoding tyrosine-type recombinase/integrase — translation MPETKTRRANGEGTFFERPNGRVQGRLRLPDGSRRSFTGRNKTEVSRKLAEARQAVKQGLTLPKERLTVGVYLTSWLAGKRAKPKTLAGYSDAIRLHLLPGLGTIPLARLDWKQVEAFYKAKEEAGLSSTSVHHLHGVLRQALKKAQRVGLVAQNVTDLVEAPRIRPREMQPLDRDQARAFLEAATGDRFEALYELALSTGMRQGELLALHWNEVDLEAGRLTVRYTLASIRGRLTITEPKTRSARRQILLTPRVVAVLRAHRTFQKEELLRRGVAWDKDTLLFSTWQGKPFQATHLLRGSFFPLLKSAGLPHIHFHDLRHTAATLLLLSPKVNVKAISEMLGHANVRTTLSIYAHVLPTMQENIVEAMGALLGAKGESRYA, via the coding sequence ATGCCTGAGACCAAAACGCGACGCGCCAATGGCGAAGGCACGTTCTTTGAGCGGCCCAATGGGCGTGTTCAGGGCCGCTTGCGCTTACCCGATGGCAGCCGACGCTCGTTCACGGGCCGGAATAAAACGGAAGTCAGCCGGAAGCTAGCAGAGGCTCGCCAGGCCGTGAAGCAGGGCTTGACCTTGCCTAAAGAGCGGCTCACGGTTGGCGTCTATCTCACGTCCTGGCTGGCGGGCAAACGCGCTAAACCCAAGACGCTGGCGGGCTATAGCGATGCGATCCGGTTGCATCTGCTTCCTGGTCTGGGGACAATCCCACTGGCCCGGCTCGATTGGAAACAGGTGGAAGCCTTCTATAAGGCGAAGGAAGAGGCCGGGCTATCCTCAACCTCCGTGCATCACCTGCATGGCGTCTTGCGCCAGGCGCTCAAAAAAGCGCAGCGGGTTGGGCTGGTAGCGCAGAATGTCACCGATCTGGTGGAAGCCCCCAGGATTCGCCCCAGGGAGATGCAGCCGCTGGATCGTGACCAGGCGCGTGCGTTTCTGGAGGCGGCGACAGGGGATCGCTTTGAGGCGCTCTATGAACTGGCCTTATCAACCGGCATGCGGCAAGGCGAGCTGCTGGCGCTGCATTGGAACGAGGTTGATCTGGAGGCCGGGCGGCTCACCGTGCGCTATACCCTTGCCAGTATCAGGGGCAGGCTCACCATCACCGAACCCAAAACGCGTAGCGCCCGTCGCCAGATACTCTTAACGCCGCGCGTGGTTGCGGTCCTGCGCGCGCATCGGACATTCCAGAAAGAGGAGCTGCTGCGCCGGGGGGTCGCGTGGGACAAAGATACCCTGCTCTTCTCCACCTGGCAGGGCAAGCCGTTTCAGGCCACACACCTGCTGCGTGGCTCGTTCTTTCCCCTGCTGAAGTCGGCAGGGCTGCCCCATATCCACTTTCACGATCTTCGCCATACCGCCGCCACCCTGCTGCTGCTCAGCCCCAAGGTGAATGTGAAAGCCATTTCTGAGATGCTGGGGCATGCCAACGTGCGCACGACCTTAAGCATCTATGCGCATGTGCTACCAACCATGCAAGAGAACATTGTCGAGGCAATGGGCGCATTATTGGGCGCAAAGGGAGAGAGCCGCTATGCGTGA
- the hemL gene encoding glutamate-1-semialdehyde 2,1-aminomutase, which translates to MNTERSETLFAHAREIIPGGVNSPVRAFQAVGGQPRFIERGEGAYLYDVDGNRYIDYVLSWGPLIHGHAHPHVIEAVTRTATRGTSYGAPTALEVRLAEMVIEALPAVEMVRFVNSGTEATMSALRLARAFTRRHKIIKFAGGYHGHADFLLVAAGSGAMTLGIPDSPGVPPPTTADTLVAPYNSLPAVEALFQEFPESIAAVIVEPVAGNMGCVPPEPGYLQGLRDLTTRFGALLIFDEVMTGFRVAYGGAQQLYSITPDLTCLGKIIGGGLPAAAYGGRRDIMNLIAPAGPVYQAGTLSGNPLAMAAGIAQLELLQQPGIYEQLEAFSAHLVAGIGAAAKSAGVPITQTRVGSMFCAFFTDQPVTDYATAKTASVERYAQFFRAMLAQGIYLAPSQFEAGFLSLAHHEAEIERTIQAARIAFAGAADVR; encoded by the coding sequence ATGAATACCGAGCGATCCGAAACATTATTTGCCCACGCCCGCGAGATCATCCCCGGCGGAGTCAACAGCCCTGTGCGCGCCTTCCAGGCGGTAGGCGGCCAGCCGCGCTTCATCGAGCGCGGCGAGGGTGCCTATCTTTATGATGTTGACGGCAACCGCTATATTGATTACGTACTCTCCTGGGGGCCGCTGATTCACGGCCACGCCCACCCGCACGTAATCGAGGCTGTCACCCGAACAGCCACGCGTGGAACCAGTTATGGCGCGCCCACCGCGCTCGAAGTGCGCCTGGCCGAGATGGTTATCGAAGCCCTGCCCGCCGTAGAGATGGTGCGCTTCGTCAATTCGGGGACCGAAGCGACGATGAGCGCCTTGCGGCTGGCGCGCGCCTTTACCCGGCGCCATAAGATCATCAAATTTGCGGGCGGCTATCACGGCCACGCCGATTTTCTGCTCGTCGCGGCTGGCTCCGGCGCGATGACGCTGGGTATCCCCGATAGTCCAGGCGTCCCACCGCCTACCACCGCAGATACGCTTGTCGCGCCCTATAACAGCCTGCCAGCAGTTGAGGCGCTTTTTCAGGAGTTCCCTGAAAGTATTGCCGCCGTGATTGTCGAGCCAGTCGCCGGGAATATGGGCTGCGTACCCCCGGAGCCAGGCTATCTGCAAGGGCTGCGTGACCTGACCACGCGCTTTGGGGCGCTGCTCATCTTCGACGAAGTGATGACAGGCTTTCGCGTCGCCTACGGCGGGGCACAGCAGTTGTATAGCATCACTCCTGACCTCACCTGCCTTGGAAAAATCATTGGCGGTGGGCTGCCAGCGGCGGCCTATGGCGGCAGGCGCGACATCATGAACCTGATTGCTCCGGCTGGCCCGGTCTATCAAGCGGGCACGCTCTCCGGCAATCCGCTGGCGATGGCCGCAGGCATCGCCCAGCTTGAACTGCTGCAGCAGCCTGGCATCTACGAGCAGCTTGAGGCGTTTTCGGCCCACCTGGTCGCGGGCATAGGGGCAGCAGCGAAATCCGCTGGTGTACCCATCACCCAGACACGTGTCGGCTCCATGTTCTGCGCCTTTTTCACCGATCAGCCAGTCACAGACTACGCCACCGCTAAAACGGCCAGCGTTGAACGCTACGCTCAGTTCTTTCGGGCGATGTTGGCCCAGGGCATCTACCTTGCGCCATCGCAATTCGAGGCCGGATTCCTCTCGCTGGCGCACCACGAGGCCGAGATCGAGCGCACCATTCAGGCGGCCAGGATCGCCTTTGCCGGAGCCGCCGACGTCAGGTGA
- a CDS encoding FAD-linked oxidase C-terminal domain-containing protein encodes MDNLSSQQSPGVADLPSHVLQALRAIVGPEYVLRDPEDLLAYGIDGTWVEREPQVVVLPNSAEEISAILRLANAEHIIVTPRGSASGLSGGSLPTAGGIALSLTRMNRILEIDVGNAVVVVQPGVITGDVQKAVEQVGLFYPPDPSSLSVSAIGGNVAENAGGARCLKYGVTSDYVMGLQVVLPTGEIIRTGGRMVKNVTGYNLRALFTGAEGTLGVVTEITLRLLPKPKYALTALALFPRLEDAAETVTDIMGTGIIPASVELMDQTTVRCVEELLHIGLPVEAEALLLFAVDGAYEQIVRDELESIAAVCRARGAAEVRVAESAEESNQLWKARRSIAPALARRRPNKLGEDVSIPRTAIPAMVRAVREIAARYQLAIPVFGHIGDGNLHPNILCDRRDREEMARVRLAAAEIFEAAIALGGTLSGEHGIGLLKKEFLERDLGAAQVTAMRRIKAALDPQMILNPGKIFPTGQSDW; translated from the coding sequence ATGGATAACCTCTCCTCCCAACAAAGCCCCGGCGTGGCAGACCTGCCCTCGCATGTGCTCCAGGCGCTGAGGGCGATTGTCGGGCCTGAATATGTGCTGCGCGACCCTGAAGATTTGTTGGCTTATGGGATCGATGGCACCTGGGTCGAGCGCGAGCCGCAGGTGGTCGTCCTGCCCAACAGCGCCGAGGAGATCAGCGCGATCTTGCGGCTGGCGAATGCCGAGCATATCATCGTCACGCCCAGAGGATCGGCGAGCGGCCTTTCTGGTGGGTCGCTGCCGACAGCAGGAGGCATTGCGCTCAGCCTGACTCGCATGAATCGCATTCTGGAGATAGATGTCGGTAACGCGGTCGTGGTCGTCCAGCCCGGCGTGATTACCGGCGATGTGCAGAAGGCGGTCGAGCAGGTGGGATTGTTCTATCCGCCAGATCCATCCAGCCTGAGCGTTTCGGCCATCGGTGGGAATGTTGCCGAGAATGCTGGCGGGGCGCGCTGCCTGAAATATGGCGTGACGAGCGATTACGTGATGGGTTTGCAGGTTGTGCTGCCAACCGGCGAGATCATTCGCACTGGCGGGCGGATGGTCAAGAACGTGACGGGCTATAACCTGCGCGCCCTCTTTACCGGCGCGGAGGGTACGCTGGGCGTGGTGACGGAGATTACGCTGCGACTCTTGCCCAAACCGAAATACGCGCTGACGGCGCTGGCTCTCTTTCCGCGATTGGAAGATGCCGCGGAAACGGTAACTGATATTATGGGGACCGGCATCATTCCGGCCAGCGTGGAACTGATGGATCAGACGACGGTACGCTGTGTGGAGGAACTGCTGCATATCGGCTTGCCGGTGGAGGCCGAGGCGCTCTTACTGTTTGCGGTGGACGGCGCCTATGAGCAGATCGTGCGCGACGAACTGGAGAGTATTGCCGCTGTCTGCCGGGCGCGGGGCGCGGCTGAGGTGCGCGTTGCTGAGAGTGCGGAAGAAAGTAACCAACTCTGGAAGGCGCGACGCTCGATTGCGCCAGCATTGGCGCGGCGTCGGCCTAATAAGTTGGGCGAAGATGTGAGTATCCCGCGCACCGCGATTCCGGCGATGGTCCGGGCTGTTCGGGAAATTGCCGCGCGCTATCAACTGGCGATCCCTGTCTTCGGGCATATTGGCGATGGCAATCTGCACCCCAACATCCTGTGTGATCGGCGCGACCGCGAGGAGATGGCGCGGGTTCGCCTGGCAGCGGCGGAAATCTTCGAGGCAGCGATTGCGCTGGGCGGGACGCTCTCAGGCGAGCATGGCATTGGCCTGCTCAAAAAAGAGTTTTTGGAGCGTGATCTGGGCGCGGCGCAGGTCACGGCGATGCGGCGCATCAAGGCGGCGCTGGACCCACAGATGATCTTGAATCCGGGGAAGATTTTTCCTACCGGCCAGAGCGATTGGTAA
- a CDS encoding BON domain-containing protein produces MVATHVPIRPLLQINLGSVANATDDTLGKVAQVLAHRQTWQISHIVVQRGLFMKKLLTLPAEFIKEARADGLYLSLKVDDLLQKAQAPKEPLLALQDDLPVVSNSEKLGDLSELFFDAETRRLAYLVVHRHAIAGGDVLLSGDQLADLQADRLEVNVSPKDFALLPRYRPDPELEEDVRQALWDYPRLRIDLGAVKAHAQCNEVWLLGHVSSDINRRLMEDLTRAVPGVRDVHNELIADTDLAVAVAGALAEHEETRGLPIGVYPTLGEVYLRGLTPTEEAKQAAEKVATEAHGVKAIHNELIVSARTDYLPTLAGVNNTEDIVPGGEGVKSKRSI; encoded by the coding sequence ATGGTAGCAACGCATGTTCCTATTCGCCCGCTGCTTCAGATCAATCTGGGCAGCGTGGCAAATGCAACCGATGATACACTGGGCAAAGTGGCGCAGGTGCTGGCGCACCGGCAAACCTGGCAGATCAGCCATATCGTTGTGCAGCGTGGGCTGTTCATGAAAAAGCTGCTCACCCTTCCGGCGGAGTTTATCAAAGAGGCGCGAGCCGATGGACTGTACCTCTCGCTGAAGGTAGATGATCTGCTGCAAAAGGCGCAGGCGCCCAAAGAACCCCTGCTGGCCCTCCAAGACGATCTACCAGTGGTTAGCAACTCGGAAAAACTGGGCGACCTTTCAGAACTGTTCTTTGATGCCGAAACCCGCCGCCTGGCCTATCTGGTCGTTCATCGCCACGCCATCGCGGGCGGGGACGTTTTACTGAGTGGCGATCAACTCGCTGACCTGCAAGCTGATCGCCTGGAAGTGAACGTTTCTCCCAAAGACTTCGCGCTGCTGCCGCGTTATCGCCCGGACCCGGAACTGGAGGAGGACGTGCGCCAGGCTCTCTGGGATTATCCTCGCCTGCGCATTGATCTTGGGGCTGTCAAGGCACATGCCCAGTGCAATGAAGTCTGGCTGCTGGGTCATGTCTCCAGCGACATCAATCGGCGTCTGATGGAAGACCTTACTCGCGCTGTGCCAGGAGTGCGCGACGTGCATAATGAGTTGATCGCGGATACTGATCTGGCGGTTGCTGTCGCTGGTGCGCTGGCGGAACACGAGGAGACGCGGGGCCTGCCAATCGGTGTGTACCCAACGCTGGGCGAGGTCTATCTGCGAGGTCTGACGCCGACGGAAGAGGCGAAGCAGGCTGCCGAGAAGGTGGCAACCGAGGCGCATGGCGTCAAAGCGATACATAATGAATTGATCGTAAGCGCCAGGACGGATTATCTGCCCACGCTGGCGGGCGTGAACAATACCGAGGATATTGTTCCTGGCGGCGAGGGCGTCAAATCGAAACGATCGATCTAA
- a CDS encoding GNAT family N-acetyltransferase, translated as MSQLTIQAVTRANWRAALQLRVLPEQQRFVADYSPIAALVLAKAYVGAMGLQWLPHVFYRAEEMIGFAALARQAEDSSLYWVLHFFIDARYQGQGYGKAALELLLQEVEQQHSGCQVIQLTVHPENVAAQRLYTQAGFLPVGETLEDEPVYRLRLPR; from the coding sequence GTGTCTCAATTGACTATTCAGGCAGTGACCCGCGCGAACTGGCGCGCCGCTTTGCAACTGCGCGTCCTTCCTGAGCAGCAGCGGTTTGTCGCGGATTATTCCCCCATTGCGGCTCTTGTCCTGGCGAAAGCCTATGTTGGCGCTATGGGGTTGCAGTGGCTGCCCCATGTCTTCTACCGGGCAGAGGAGATGATAGGGTTTGCCGCGCTGGCACGCCAGGCCGAGGACAGCAGTTTGTACTGGGTGCTGCATTTCTTCATCGACGCCCGCTATCAGGGCCAGGGATATGGCAAAGCGGCGTTGGAACTGCTGCTTCAAGAGGTTGAACAGCAGCATTCGGGCTGTCAGGTCATCCAGCTTACGGTCCATCCAGAGAATGTGGCAGCCCAGCGCCTGTATACTCAAGCTGGATTTCTTCCTGTCGGGGAGACGTTAGAAGATGAGCCAGTCTATCGGCTGCGTCTGCCACGCTAA
- a CDS encoding alpha/beta fold hydrolase, whose product MRIQANDIHLGYDEWGAGKPLVLLHAFPCNRSMWAHQINALVQNGKRRVITPDFRGFGESDVPEGPYLMETLADDIAALLDALQIEDCVLGGLSMGGYVAFAFYRAYSSRVRALILADTRPQADSQDRKAAREEMAQLAERQGSEAIAERQLPLMLTPETLQEPTGITARLRAMMEAATPTGIAETLRGMALRPDSTDLLPQIHCPTLVLGGAEDTLTPPADAHFMAERIPNARLAIISHAAHLANLEQPEVFNQALDAFLEEQA is encoded by the coding sequence ATGCGCATCCAGGCAAATGACATTCACCTCGGTTATGATGAGTGGGGCGCGGGAAAACCACTGGTTCTTCTGCACGCCTTCCCCTGTAACCGTTCGATGTGGGCGCACCAGATCAACGCGCTGGTGCAGAACGGCAAGCGTCGTGTCATCACCCCCGATTTTCGCGGCTTTGGCGAATCCGACGTGCCGGAAGGCCCTTACCTGATGGAAACCCTGGCCGATGATATTGCCGCGCTGCTCGACGCGCTCCAGATAGAAGATTGCGTGCTGGGAGGGCTTTCAATGGGGGGCTACGTTGCCTTTGCCTTCTACCGCGCATATAGCTCGCGCGTGCGGGCGCTGATTCTGGCTGATACACGCCCCCAGGCTGATAGCCAGGACCGCAAAGCGGCCCGCGAGGAAATGGCCCAACTGGCCGAGCGCCAGGGGAGCGAGGCAATAGCCGAGCGCCAACTCCCCTTGATGCTCACCCCTGAAACCTTGCAAGAGCCAACTGGAATAACGGCCCGGCTGCGCGCTATGATGGAAGCCGCCACTCCCACCGGCATCGCGGAGACGCTGCGTGGCATGGCCCTTCGCCCAGATTCCACCGATCTGCTGCCCCAGATACACTGCCCCACGCTCGTTCTGGGAGGCGCAGAGGACACACTTACGCCGCCTGCCGATGCTCACTTCATGGCCGAGCGTATCCCCAATGCCCGCCTTGCCATCATTTCACACGCCGCGCACCTTGCCAACCTTGAGCAGCCTGAAGTCTTTAATCAGGCGCTCGACGCCTTTCTGGAGGAGCAGGCATAG
- a CDS encoding recombinase family protein produces MTPGYARVSTQDQTLDLQQDALTVAGCTRIFTDTMSGAKAERTGLAEAFDHLRAGDTLVVWRLDRLGRTLKDLIDLVARLEREGIAFKSLTEQLDTTPPTGTLIFHLFGSLVEFKRALIRERTQAGLVAARARGRNRGRPGRCAGKTPSSSRWCDSSTWNSVPQLAPSVSCWGFHVRRSISASSGSNPFPSRPEGRARDETGRRRHSRNERTVNPRAAWEVWGERSTWESARATCPLAETVSRGTIRSQPAYQRANAPV; encoded by the coding sequence ATAACCCCTGGCTACGCACGAGTCTCGACCCAGGACCAGACGCTGGATTTGCAGCAGGATGCGCTCACAGTTGCTGGCTGCACCCGCATCTTCACCGATACCATGAGCGGGGCCAAGGCGGAGCGGACTGGACTGGCGGAGGCGTTCGATCATCTCCGTGCGGGCGATACGTTGGTCGTCTGGCGCTTGGACCGGCTGGGGCGCACGCTGAAAGATTTGATCGATCTGGTCGCCCGGCTGGAGCGCGAGGGGATCGCCTTCAAGAGCCTGACGGAGCAGCTTGATACGACGCCGCCGACGGGCACGCTGATCTTTCACCTCTTCGGCTCGCTGGTCGAGTTTAAGCGGGCGCTCATTCGGGAGCGTACCCAGGCGGGCCTGGTCGCGGCACGCGCTCGTGGACGGAACAGGGGGCGGCCCGGGCGCTGCGCGGGAAAGACCCCAAGCTCGTCGAGGTGGTGCGACAGCAGTACCTGGAACAGCGTACCCCAGTTAGCGCCCTCTGTGAGCTGCTGGGGGTTTCACGTTCGACGTTCTATCAGCGCGTCTTCGGGAAGCAACCCGTTTCCGAGCAGACCTGAAGGCCGCGCAAGGGATGAAACGGGACGACGGCGCCATTCACGAAACGAGCGCACTGTGAATCCCAGAGCCGCCTGGGAGGTGTGGGGAGAGCGCAGCACATGGGAGTCGGCACGGGCCACTTGCCCACTAGCCGAAACTGTGAGCCGGGGTACAATCCGCTCACAACCAGCATACCAGCGAGCGAACGCCCCTGTCTAA